The following are from one region of the Entelurus aequoreus isolate RoL-2023_Sb linkage group LG17, RoL_Eaeq_v1.1, whole genome shotgun sequence genome:
- the ykt6 gene encoding synaptobrevin homolog YKT6, whose translation MKLYSLSILYKGVTKSNLLKAAYDLSSFGFFQKSSVQEFMTFTSALIVERTTVGSRASVKEQEYLCHVYVRNDNLGAVVIADYEYPQRVCFTLLEKVLEEFSRQVDSIDWPSGNPDTINYKALDIHLSKYQNPKEADAMTKVQAELDDTKIILHKTMESLLDRGEKLDDLVAKSEHLGTQSKAFYKTARKQNSCCEIM comes from the exons ATGAAACTGTACAGCCTCAGCATCCTTTATAAAGGAGTCACCAAATCCAACCTTCTCAAGGCGGCCTACGACCTCTCCTCCTTCGGCTTCTTTCAAAAATCTAG CGTCCAGGAGTTTATGACCTTCACCAGTGCTTTGATTGTTGAACGGACAACAGTTGGAAGTCGTGCCTCTGTCAAAGAACAAG AGTATCTGTGCCATGTGTATGTGAGGAATGACAACCTAGGTGCGGTGGTCATCGCAGACTATGAATACCCACAGAGAGTCTGCTTCACATTGCTCGAAAAG GTGTTAGAAGAGTTCTCCAGGCAGGTAGACAGTATAGACTGGCCCTCTGGGAACCCTGACACCATTAACTACAAAGCCCTAGACATTCACTTGTCCAAATACCAG AACCCCAAGGAAGCAGATGCAATGACCAAAGTGCAGGCAGAGCTGGACGAcacaaaaataattttg CACAAAACAATGGAGAGTCTGTTGGACCGAGGAGAAAAACTGGATGATCTTGTGGCCAAGTCAGAGCACCTGGGGACCCAATCCAAAGCCTTTTATAAGACC GCACGGAAACAGAACTCATGCTGCGAAATCATGTGA